A single genomic interval of Primulina huaijiensis isolate GDHJ02 chromosome 7, ASM1229523v2, whole genome shotgun sequence harbors:
- the LOC140980174 gene encoding putative pentatricopeptide repeat-containing protein At5g47460 isoform X1, giving the protein MLEFLFSNYPSFIRGSKAHSFISRTFPAVLERQSTTWISPISYMDSGALISDMAVTNTFKPNISSIIYSIRACTNTGLFSHGQQLHGHILKSGFDSDVFVSTYLISFYVKFNRVNDAQNLFVEIPDPTVVSWNSLISGYVNHGQFRKALKVFTQLENSNVFADSYSFTAALSACGQLRLVQVGRSVHSKIVKYGVGCSVFVANCLTDMYGKCGFTMEATAVFQEMVEKDNISWNSVIAANARNGKLEQAYTFMLQMPEPDTISYNELIDGIARYGVIEDAITVLSKMQNSNSSSWNSIITGYVNRERGREALDFFCKMHLCGVHMDEFTFSSILSGIARLSATTWGSLIHGCLLKHGLDGYVVVGSALIDMYFKCGQIEEAEKSFHSLPEKNLVTWNAMISGYAHNGNFGTVIHLFKKLKSMRNLQPDEITFLNVFSACWHIRIPLKVANQFFESMINEYMIEPTPEHCSLMIRLLGQEGHLNKAEDMIKELGYSSSGMVWKALLSACVTCGNLEVAEVAAAKVIELESDNEFVYVMMSNIYASKGKWDDACGVREMMKERMVAKEAGCSWIEVEDVIPTSSMI; this is encoded by the coding sequence atgttagaatttttattctcaaattaTCCATCATTTATCCGTGGAAGCAAAGCACATTCATTCATTAGCAGAACTTTTCCTGCAGTTCTTGAGAGACAATCCACCACATGGATCAGTCCCATTTCGTACATGGATTCAGGTGCCTTAATTTCAGATATGGCCGTAACAAATACTTTCAAGCCAAATATCTCTAGCATAATCTATTCGATTCGTGCGTGTACTAATACTGGCCTGTTTTCTCATGGCCAACAGCTTCATGGCCACATTCTGAAATCTGGGTTCGATTCCGATGTGTTTGTCTCCACGTATTTGATTAGTTTTTACGTCAAGTTTAACCGTGTAAATGATGCGCAAAATTTGTTTGTTGAAATTCCTGATCCAACTGTGGTTTCTTGGAATTCATTAATTTCCGGGTATGTGAATCATGGACAGTTTAGAAAAGCTTTAAAGGTGTTTACTCAATTAGAAAACTCAAATGTTTTTGCAGACTCGTATTCGTTTACTGCTGCTTTATCCGCTTGTGGACAACTGAGACTAGTGCAGGTGGGAAGATCGGTGCATTCTAAGATTGTGAAATACGGTGTGGGGTGCAGTGTTTTTGTTGCTAATTGCTTGACCGACATGTATGGAAAGTGCGGTTTCACCATGGAAGCAACGGCGGTTTTCCAAGAAATGGTTGAGAAGGACAATATTTCTTGGAATTCTGTTATTGCAGCAAATGCTAGAAATGGGAAACTTGAACAGGCATACACTTTTATGCTTCAGATGCCAGAACCTGATACAATCTCGTACAATGAACTGATTGATGGCATTGCACGGTATGGAGTTATAGAAGATGCTATTACTGTGTTATCAAAAATGCAAAACTCAAATTCATCTTCATGGAATTCGATAATAACAGGGTATGTGAACCGAGAAAGAGGCAGGGAAGCTCTGGACTTTTTCTGCAAAATGCATTTGTGTGGTGTCCACATGGATGAATTCACGTTCTCAAGTATCTTAAGTGGCATTGCAAGGTTGTCTGCGACCACATGGGGTAGTTTGATACATGGATGCTTGTTGAAACATGGTTTAGATGGATATGTTGTTGTCGGGAGTGCTCTGATTGACATGTATTTTAAGTGTGGGCAGATAGAGGAAGCGGAAAAATCATTTCACTCACTTCCGGAAAAGAATTTGGTTACGTGGAACGCAATGATATCGGGATATGCTCACAATGGTAACTTCGGAACGGTGATTCATCTCTTCAAGAAGTTGAAATCAATGAGAAATCTACAGCCTGATGAAATTACTTTTCTCAATGTATTTTCAGCGTGTTGGCATATTAGGATCCCTCTGAAGGTAGCAAACCAGTTCTTTGAATCGATGATTAATGAATATATGATTGAGCCTACGCCAGAGCACTGTTCTTTAATGATAAGGCTCCTGGGGCAAGAAGGACACTTAAACAAGGCTGAGGATATGATTAAAGAACTGGGATATAGTTCCAGTGGAATGGTTTGGAAGGCATTGCTCAGTGCTTGTGTCACCTGTGGGAACCTAGAAGTGGCAGAGGTGGCTGCTGCAAAAGTTATTGAGTTGGAGAGTGATAACGAGTTTGTTTATGTGATGATGTCCAACATCTATGCCTCCAAAGGAAAATGGGACGATGCTTGTGGCGTGAGGGAAATGATGAAAGAGAGAATGGTAGCGAAAGAAGCTGGCTGTAGCTGGATAGAAGTTGAAGATGTGATCCCAACATCCTCGATGATTTGA
- the LOC140980174 gene encoding putative pentatricopeptide repeat-containing protein At5g47460 isoform X2 — protein sequence MLEFLFSNYPSFIRGSKAHSFISRTFPAVLERQSTTWISPISYMDSDSYSFTAALSACGQLRLVQVGRSVHSKIVKYGVGCSVFVANCLTDMYGKCGFTMEATAVFQEMVEKDNISWNSVIAANARNGKLEQAYTFMLQMPEPDTISYNELIDGIARYGVIEDAITVLSKMQNSNSSSWNSIITGYVNRERGREALDFFCKMHLCGVHMDEFTFSSILSGIARLSATTWGSLIHGCLLKHGLDGYVVVGSALIDMYFKCGQIEEAEKSFHSLPEKNLVTWNAMISGYAHNGNFGTVIHLFKKLKSMRNLQPDEITFLNVFSACWHIRIPLKVANQFFESMINEYMIEPTPEHCSLMIRLLGQEGHLNKAEDMIKELGYSSSGMVWKALLSACVTCGNLEVAEVAAAKVIELESDNEFVYVMMSNIYASKGKWDDACGVREMMKERMVAKEAGCSWIEVEDVIPTSSMI from the exons atgttagaatttttattctcaaattaTCCATCATTTATCCGTGGAAGCAAAGCACATTCATTCATTAGCAGAACTTTTCCTGCAGTTCTTGAGAGACAATCCACCACATGGATCAGTCCCATTTCGTACATGGATTCAG ACTCGTATTCGTTTACTGCTGCTTTATCCGCTTGTGGACAACTGAGACTAGTGCAGGTGGGAAGATCGGTGCATTCTAAGATTGTGAAATACGGTGTGGGGTGCAGTGTTTTTGTTGCTAATTGCTTGACCGACATGTATGGAAAGTGCGGTTTCACCATGGAAGCAACGGCGGTTTTCCAAGAAATGGTTGAGAAGGACAATATTTCTTGGAATTCTGTTATTGCAGCAAATGCTAGAAATGGGAAACTTGAACAGGCATACACTTTTATGCTTCAGATGCCAGAACCTGATACAATCTCGTACAATGAACTGATTGATGGCATTGCACGGTATGGAGTTATAGAAGATGCTATTACTGTGTTATCAAAAATGCAAAACTCAAATTCATCTTCATGGAATTCGATAATAACAGGGTATGTGAACCGAGAAAGAGGCAGGGAAGCTCTGGACTTTTTCTGCAAAATGCATTTGTGTGGTGTCCACATGGATGAATTCACGTTCTCAAGTATCTTAAGTGGCATTGCAAGGTTGTCTGCGACCACATGGGGTAGTTTGATACATGGATGCTTGTTGAAACATGGTTTAGATGGATATGTTGTTGTCGGGAGTGCTCTGATTGACATGTATTTTAAGTGTGGGCAGATAGAGGAAGCGGAAAAATCATTTCACTCACTTCCGGAAAAGAATTTGGTTACGTGGAACGCAATGATATCGGGATATGCTCACAATGGTAACTTCGGAACGGTGATTCATCTCTTCAAGAAGTTGAAATCAATGAGAAATCTACAGCCTGATGAAATTACTTTTCTCAATGTATTTTCAGCGTGTTGGCATATTAGGATCCCTCTGAAGGTAGCAAACCAGTTCTTTGAATCGATGATTAATGAATATATGATTGAGCCTACGCCAGAGCACTGTTCTTTAATGATAAGGCTCCTGGGGCAAGAAGGACACTTAAACAAGGCTGAGGATATGATTAAAGAACTGGGATATAGTTCCAGTGGAATGGTTTGGAAGGCATTGCTCAGTGCTTGTGTCACCTGTGGGAACCTAGAAGTGGCAGAGGTGGCTGCTGCAAAAGTTATTGAGTTGGAGAGTGATAACGAGTTTGTTTATGTGATGATGTCCAACATCTATGCCTCCAAAGGAAAATGGGACGATGCTTGTGGCGTGAGGGAAATGATGAAAGAGAGAATGGTAGCGAAAGAAGCTGGCTGTAGCTGGATAGAAGTTGAAGATGTGATCCCAACATCCTCGATGATTTGA